The proteins below come from a single Comamonas antarctica genomic window:
- a CDS encoding MFS transporter, translated as MSCAIARPSLEASPSSPVSAAPHQGIARHTPEYLRAQWALFLAGFASFSLIYCVQPLLPAFAQTFGITAAQSSLALSLTTGLLAVAIVLAGAFSQALGRRGLMFTSMALASLLNIAAAVVPSWNALLAARALEGLVLGGVPAVAMAYLAEEIDPRHLARAMGLYLAGTAFGGMTGRVGMGLLTEWVSWQFALGLLGGLCLLSAIGFLALLPPSRNFTPRPGLQLHFHLQAWGGHLRNPQLWSIYAVGFTLTSIFVSMFNYATFRLAGAPYGLSQTQISLLFLAFGFGMVASSTAGRLAERMGRRPLLLAGFALMLAGMLLTLSSALPVVFTGIALVTTGFFVGHAVASSSVGPLAGATKGHAASLYLLFYYLGSSVVGSIAGWFWQHGGWSAVVALTAALALLGLGLAWRGRGFAAAG; from the coding sequence ATGTCTTGCGCCATCGCTCGCCCCTCGCTGGAGGCGAGCCCATCGTCCCCTGTTTCCGCTGCGCCGCACCAGGGCATTGCCCGCCATACGCCCGAATATCTGCGGGCCCAATGGGCACTGTTTCTCGCCGGCTTTGCAAGCTTTTCGCTGATCTACTGCGTGCAGCCGCTGCTGCCGGCATTTGCGCAGACCTTTGGCATCACGGCGGCGCAAAGTTCGCTGGCGTTGTCATTGACCACGGGGCTGCTGGCCGTTGCCATCGTGCTGGCGGGCGCGTTTTCGCAGGCACTGGGCCGGCGCGGGCTGATGTTCACGTCGATGGCATTGGCCTCTTTGCTCAACATTGCTGCCGCGGTGGTGCCGAGCTGGAATGCGCTGCTGGCGGCCCGTGCGCTCGAGGGCTTGGTGCTGGGCGGCGTGCCTGCCGTGGCCATGGCCTATCTGGCCGAGGAGATCGACCCGCGCCACCTGGCCCGGGCCATGGGCCTGTACCTGGCCGGCACCGCCTTTGGCGGCATGACGGGCCGCGTCGGCATGGGGCTGCTGACCGAGTGGGTGTCGTGGCAGTTTGCGCTCGGACTGCTGGGCGGGCTGTGCCTTCTGTCCGCCATCGGCTTCCTGGCGCTGTTGCCGCCTTCGCGCAATTTCACGCCACGCCCTGGGCTGCAACTGCACTTCCATCTGCAGGCCTGGGGCGGACACCTGCGCAACCCCCAGCTGTGGTCGATCTATGCCGTGGGCTTCACCCTCACGAGCATCTTCGTCTCGATGTTCAACTACGCCACCTTCCGGCTTGCAGGCGCGCCTTATGGCCTGAGCCAGACGCAGATCAGCCTGCTGTTCCTGGCGTTCGGCTTCGGCATGGTGGCATCGTCGACGGCCGGCCGGCTCGCGGAACGCATGGGCCGGCGGCCGCTGCTGCTGGCCGGCTTCGCGCTGATGCTGGCGGGCATGCTGCTGACGCTGTCGTCTGCGCTGCCCGTCGTGTTCACCGGCATTGCGCTGGTGACCACGGGGTTCTTCGTCGGGCATGCGGTGGCCAGTTCCTCGGTGGGTCCGCTGGCGGGAGCCACCAAAGGCCACGCGGCTTCGCTGTACCTGCTGTTTTACTACCTGGGCTCCAGCGTCGTCGGCTCGATCGCGGGCTGGTTCTGGCAGCACGGCGGCTGGAGCGCGGTGGTGGCGCTCACGGCCGCGCTGGCGCTGCTGGGCTTGGGCCTGGCGTGGAGGGGGCGCGGGTTTGCGGCCGCAGGCTGA
- a CDS encoding ABC transporter permease produces the protein MSTSPSSLCARWRGLVVPVVAIALWALVSKLDLVNSALLVSPAKVLDTGWELVRSGLLWLNLRASLARELTGFVIGTSGGLVLGALLGLWPRFNRIVGPSFNTFKQISLFAWIPLISVWFDLGDIAKVVFLSLAALVPVVVNTADGIRNTPAALLEVARVYGYTRAQTVWHVVLPSAAPSIFTGIYLALVYSWLATIGAEYLLVSGRGVGNLLIEGSEHFRMDLVLFGMVTIGFVGWLMNASARMLERALARRLGR, from the coding sequence GTGAGCACCTCGCCTTCTTCCCTGTGCGCGCGCTGGCGCGGCCTGGTCGTGCCCGTCGTGGCCATCGCGCTGTGGGCGCTGGTCTCGAAGCTCGACCTGGTCAACTCGGCGCTGCTGGTGTCGCCCGCCAAGGTGCTTGACACCGGCTGGGAGCTGGTCCGCAGCGGCCTGCTCTGGCTCAACCTGCGCGCCAGCCTGGCGCGCGAGCTGACCGGCTTCGTGATCGGCACCAGCGGCGGCCTGGTGCTGGGCGCGCTGCTGGGCCTGTGGCCGCGCTTCAACCGCATCGTCGGCCCGAGCTTCAACACCTTCAAGCAGATCTCGCTGTTCGCGTGGATTCCGCTGATCTCGGTGTGGTTCGACCTGGGCGATATCGCCAAGGTGGTGTTCCTGTCGCTGGCGGCGCTGGTCCCGGTCGTGGTCAACACCGCCGACGGCATCCGCAACACGCCGGCCGCGCTGCTGGAAGTCGCGCGCGTCTACGGCTACACGCGCGCCCAGACCGTCTGGCATGTGGTGCTGCCCTCGGCCGCGCCGTCGATCTTCACCGGCATCTACCTGGCGCTGGTGTATTCGTGGCTGGCGACGATAGGCGCCGAATACCTGCTGGTGTCGGGACGCGGCGTGGGCAATCTGCTGATCGAAGGCAGCGAGCATTTCCGCATGGACCTGGTGCTGTTCGGCATGGTCACCATCGGCTTCGTCGGCTGGCTCATGAACGCCAGCGCGCGCATGCTGGAGCGCGCGCTCGCCCGGCGGCTCGGCCGCTGA
- a CDS encoding LysR family transcriptional regulator produces MDLNIHYKYQMELRHIRYFLAVAQEGNFTRAAAQLGIGQPPLSLQIKDLEAEVGTPLFQRVPHGAVLTDAGRAFLERVQPLPARAADAVRAAQRAARGEIGLLQVGFTGSSALNPVVLDAIRAYRRTYPQVELTVDEGNSQTLVERLRSGRLDIAFVRPDGLDAEDLRFHRYPDEALIAALPAAHPAASAGARIDLQSLRAEPFILTPRPLGPSLFDAAVAACRSSGFEPMLGPSATQIVSILAAVAAELGVTLVPASMRQLRFKGVVYRALRNHPATVSLAVAHRSADASPLIANFVQQAQQ; encoded by the coding sequence ATGGATCTCAATATCCATTACAAATACCAGATGGAGCTACGCCACATTCGCTACTTCCTCGCCGTGGCACAGGAAGGCAATTTCACGCGCGCCGCGGCGCAGTTGGGCATCGGCCAGCCGCCGCTGAGCCTGCAGATCAAGGACCTCGAAGCCGAGGTCGGCACGCCGCTGTTCCAGCGTGTGCCGCACGGCGCGGTGCTGACCGATGCGGGCCGCGCATTTCTGGAGCGCGTGCAGCCCTTGCCCGCCCGCGCCGCCGATGCGGTGCGCGCGGCGCAGCGTGCGGCGCGCGGCGAGATCGGCCTGCTGCAGGTGGGCTTCACCGGCTCGTCGGCGCTCAATCCGGTGGTGCTCGATGCCATCCGCGCCTACCGCCGTACTTATCCACAGGTGGAACTGACGGTGGACGAGGGCAACTCGCAGACCCTGGTCGAGCGTTTGCGCAGCGGCCGGTTGGACATTGCCTTCGTGCGCCCCGACGGCCTCGATGCCGAGGATCTGCGCTTCCACCGCTATCCCGACGAAGCGCTGATTGCCGCGCTGCCCGCGGCCCATCCCGCCGCCAGCGCGGGCGCGCGCATCGATCTGCAATCGCTGCGCGCCGAGCCTTTCATCCTCACGCCGCGCCCGCTGGGCCCCAGCCTGTTCGATGCCGCAGTGGCCGCCTGCCGCAGCTCGGGCTTCGAACCGATGCTCGGGCCGTCGGCCACGCAGATCGTCTCCATCCTGGCCGCCGTGGCCGCCGAGCTGGGTGTCACGCTGGTGCCGGCATCGATGCGCCAGTTGCGCTTCAAGGGCGTGGTCTACCGCGCGCTGCGCAACCACCCCGCCACGGTCAGCCTGGCGGTGGCGCACCGCAGCGCGGACGCATCGCCGCTGATTGCAAACTTCGTGCAGCAGGCGCAGCAGTAG
- a CDS encoding Bug family tripartite tricarboxylate transporter substrate binding protein, producing the protein MTTPIFPLSRRSAALALAVFAALGASAAQAEYPDRPIKLIVPFAASGSTDLAARLIGEYAARVLGQAIVIENRAGAGGSLGMDMVAKSKPDGYTLGMATMSTHGSNVAAYGSRLKYDPVKDFVPVSNVATVPSVLAVTGKFPAKNMADFLALARSEPGKITFASPGTGSLGHSNVEYFSSLAKIKLLHVPYKGSGMALNDAVAGQVDAITDNLPSALPHIKAGRLHALAVLSDKRSPALPDVPTYGELGFPQMGNGGWFGVVAPAGTPPAIVKKLNQAIHTAMKEPDFISKMEEAGATLIPGTSAQFQAQIEQAVQRYKNVAKVAKISVE; encoded by the coding sequence ATGACCACGCCCATCTTCCCTCTTTCCCGCCGCTCGGCCGCGCTCGCGCTGGCCGTCTTTGCCGCCCTGGGCGCCAGCGCCGCGCAGGCCGAATACCCCGACCGCCCGATCAAGCTGATCGTGCCGTTTGCCGCCAGCGGCTCGACCGACCTCGCGGCGCGCCTGATCGGCGAATACGCGGCCCGCGTGCTGGGCCAGGCCATCGTCATCGAAAACCGCGCTGGCGCGGGCGGCTCGCTGGGCATGGACATGGTCGCCAAATCCAAGCCCGACGGCTACACGCTGGGCATGGCGACGATGAGCACGCATGGCTCGAACGTCGCGGCCTATGGCAGCCGTCTCAAGTACGACCCGGTCAAGGACTTCGTGCCGGTGAGCAACGTGGCCACGGTGCCCAGCGTGCTGGCCGTCACCGGCAAGTTCCCGGCGAAGAACATGGCGGACTTCCTCGCGCTGGCCAGGAGCGAGCCCGGCAAGATCACGTTTGCCTCGCCGGGCACGGGCTCGCTGGGCCACTCCAACGTCGAGTACTTCTCGAGCCTGGCGAAGATCAAGCTGCTGCACGTGCCCTACAAGGGCTCGGGCATGGCGCTCAACGATGCGGTGGCGGGCCAGGTCGATGCGATCACCGACAACCTGCCTTCGGCGCTGCCGCACATCAAGGCCGGCCGCCTGCATGCGCTGGCCGTGCTCTCGGACAAGCGCTCGCCCGCGCTGCCCGATGTGCCCACCTACGGCGAACTCGGTTTCCCGCAGATGGGCAACGGCGGCTGGTTCGGCGTGGTGGCGCCCGCGGGCACGCCGCCGGCCATCGTCAAGAAACTCAACCAGGCGATCCACACGGCCATGAAGGAGCCCGACTTCATCAGCAAGATGGAAGAGGCCGGCGCCACGCTCATTCCCGGCACCTCGGCGCAGTTCCAGGCGCAGATCGAGCAGGCCGTGCAGCGCTACAAGAACGTCGCCAAGGTGGCGAAGATTTCGGTGGAATGA
- a CDS encoding ABC transporter permease: MANTLSYPAATPAARGRQRLGGVVRTAEPFVLPIALFALWAVGAAQGWIPAQVLPSPQFVWETLSELATSGELWLHAQASLQRVLVGFVAGSALGLLLGAFMGLSKTVEAYLLPAFNALVQIPVLGWLPFVLLLVGIGEPLKYILIAKAALVPVTLATLQGFRQTPAALLEVGDVYGYTRRQQVLEIVVPTAVPTLFTGLRLGFTKAWLSLVVVEPVASSEGLGYLIVYGRQLFQLDLVMAAVIIVGALGYAIDRLLDLAEARVAARHGARTTAKGLL; encoded by the coding sequence ATGGCCAATACCCTCTCCTACCCCGCGGCCACACCGGCCGCACGCGGGCGCCAGCGCCTGGGCGGCGTGGTGCGCACTGCCGAACCCTTTGTGCTGCCGATCGCGCTGTTCGCGCTCTGGGCCGTGGGCGCGGCCCAGGGCTGGATCCCGGCGCAGGTGCTGCCCTCGCCGCAATTCGTCTGGGAAACGCTGAGCGAGCTGGCCACCAGCGGCGAGCTGTGGCTGCATGCCCAGGCCAGCCTGCAGCGCGTGCTGGTGGGCTTTGTCGCGGGCAGCGCGCTGGGCCTGCTGCTGGGCGCGTTCATGGGCCTGTCGAAGACCGTCGAGGCCTATCTGCTGCCCGCGTTCAACGCGCTGGTGCAGATTCCCGTGCTGGGCTGGCTGCCCTTCGTGCTGCTGCTGGTGGGCATCGGCGAGCCGCTCAAATACATCCTGATCGCCAAGGCCGCGCTGGTGCCGGTGACGCTGGCAACGCTGCAGGGCTTTCGCCAGACGCCGGCCGCGCTGCTCGAGGTCGGCGATGTCTACGGCTACACGCGGCGCCAGCAGGTGCTGGAGATCGTCGTGCCCACCGCCGTGCCCACGCTGTTCACCGGGCTGCGCCTGGGCTTCACCAAGGCCTGGCTGTCGCTGGTGGTGGTGGAGCCGGTGGCGTCGAGCGAAGGCCTGGGCTACCTGATCGTCTACGGGCGCCAGCTGTTCCAGCTCGATCTGGTGATGGCCGCGGTGATCATCGTCGGCGCGCTGGGCTATGCCATCGACCGGCTGCTGGACCTTGCCGAAGCCCGCGTCGCGGCGCGCCATGGCGCGCGCACCACTGCGAAAGGACTGCTGTGA
- a CDS encoding N-formylglutamate amidohydrolase, which yields MQHTSAMFRLHAPEGVAIPLVCDSPHSGVQYPDDFGHAVPRALLRAAEDTHVEALWGDAPKLGATLVEALFPRSYLDLNRTLDDIDPNLLASPWPTPLNPSEKTRLGSGLMWRTVKNTPIYDRLLSVAEVQQRIARCYQPYHQALAAVVESTHQRFGAVWHLNLHSMPNNAYERLQIKSDKPLADFVLGDRDGTTCEPAFVALVEEYLRGCGYTVARNDPYKGVQLIARIGQPALQRHSMQIEIRRPIYMDEESRERNADFEVVRKDIAGLLRTMSAYFAAHPSLQHSASTV from the coding sequence ATGCAGCACACCTCTGCCATGTTCCGGCTGCACGCGCCCGAAGGCGTGGCCATTCCACTGGTCTGCGATTCGCCGCACAGCGGCGTGCAGTACCCCGACGACTTCGGCCATGCCGTGCCGCGCGCGCTGCTGCGCGCCGCCGAGGACACCCATGTCGAGGCGCTGTGGGGCGATGCGCCGAAGCTGGGCGCAACGCTGGTCGAGGCGCTGTTTCCGCGCAGCTATCTCGACCTGAACCGCACGCTCGACGATATCGACCCGAACCTGCTGGCCAGCCCCTGGCCCACGCCCCTGAACCCCAGCGAGAAAACGCGCCTGGGCTCGGGCCTGATGTGGCGTACCGTCAAGAACACGCCGATCTACGACCGCCTGCTGTCGGTGGCCGAGGTACAGCAGCGCATCGCGCGCTGTTACCAGCCCTACCACCAGGCGCTGGCCGCGGTGGTGGAGAGCACGCACCAGCGCTTTGGCGCGGTGTGGCATCTGAACCTGCACTCGATGCCCAACAACGCCTATGAGCGCCTGCAGATCAAGAGCGACAAGCCCCTGGCCGACTTCGTTCTTGGCGACCGCGACGGCACGACCTGCGAGCCGGCATTCGTCGCGCTGGTCGAGGAGTACCTGCGCGGCTGCGGCTACACCGTGGCGCGCAACGATCCCTACAAGGGCGTGCAGCTGATCGCCAGGATCGGCCAGCCCGCGCTGCAGCGCCACAGCATGCAGATCGAGATCCGCCGCCCGATCTACATGGACGAGGAATCGCGCGAGCGCAATGCCGACTTCGAGGTGGTGCGCAAGGACATCGCGGGGCTGCTTCGAACCATGTCCGCGTACTTCGCGGCGCATCCGTCGCTGCAGCACTCCGCAAGCACCGTCTGA
- a CDS encoding carboxypeptidase-like regulatory domain-containing protein: protein MRANLQKVLLPGMALVVVAGMAGCYGREQTVETPPAASVFDGPDPNEREAPWSEMNLEHVRSSNSLQHQGGPVQFKASGAVLSTDMSMYTVYVNRSIVDVATLRVDGDMLTVASALKDGINPVSVYGSDAEGALVVFRTAIWAGTASVQGKVVDEPGNPVARATVVAALTEDPTVTATTTTDSAGRYVLNNFPRQTVAVTATGTGTLSGSTIGQAGEDFGDIVFWSFGIPVATPNLDFSRGTEGWISRRGPPPTLADHVENPGPQPASSESPIRSPGAR, encoded by the coding sequence ATGAGGGCCAATTTGCAGAAGGTGCTATTGCCGGGCATGGCACTGGTCGTAGTGGCTGGCATGGCGGGCTGCTATGGACGAGAGCAAACCGTGGAAACACCGCCAGCAGCCAGCGTCTTCGATGGACCTGATCCCAATGAACGGGAAGCGCCGTGGTCTGAGATGAATCTGGAGCATGTGCGCAGCAGCAATTCGCTTCAGCATCAGGGTGGTCCAGTGCAATTCAAGGCCAGTGGAGCGGTTCTATCCACTGACATGTCGATGTATACCGTCTACGTGAATAGGTCCATCGTAGACGTAGCAACTCTGCGCGTTGATGGCGATATGTTGACAGTAGCTTCTGCGCTGAAAGATGGCATAAACCCGGTCTCGGTCTATGGGTCAGATGCCGAGGGCGCGTTGGTGGTGTTCAGGACTGCCATCTGGGCCGGCACTGCATCCGTACAAGGAAAAGTTGTGGATGAACCCGGCAATCCTGTGGCGCGCGCAACGGTCGTTGCCGCACTCACCGAGGACCCAACGGTCACAGCCACCACCACGACCGACAGTGCCGGGCGGTACGTTCTGAACAATTTTCCAAGACAGACGGTCGCAGTGACGGCCACGGGTACAGGCACCCTGTCCGGCTCGACGATAGGCCAGGCAGGAGAGGATTTCGGCGATATCGTGTTCTGGAGCTTTGGCATTCCGGTGGCGACGCCAAACCTGGATTTCTCCCGGGGCACCGAGGGCTGGATCAGCCGCAGGGGCCCGCCTCCAACGTTGGCGGATCACGTAGAAAATCCCGGGCCGCAGCCGGCTTCGTCAGAAAGTCCGATTCGGTCCCCGGGCGCGCGCTGA
- a CDS encoding LysR substrate-binding domain-containing protein, which produces MRMHSPSMSELHAFATAVRLGSFSRAAAELCVTQSAISRAVARLEQHYGVPLIKRNAHALSLTSVGRELLDAVRAPLGAIEEVSARLRVMPADRPLHLAVVPTFASVWLIPRLRSFQALHPGIKLNFVPYSKGEDFSGSTPDAAVLTGLGPEEWPHCSCDYVIGREMVPICHPARLQQRLAQGAWRAPGDLAQEPLLYHTTAPGNWTQWLRAAQAGRQAPNLTTAFDQVSMLIQAVIADMGVALVQRCLVKEALQSGAVVVPFDLPISLQRGYYLCAPHDRRPRPGFAQFRRWLLEAAGEDIRGMGMGERRD; this is translated from the coding sequence ATGCGAATGCACTCGCCCTCGATGTCCGAACTCCATGCCTTTGCCACGGCGGTGCGCCTGGGCAGCTTTTCCCGCGCGGCGGCCGAACTCTGCGTCACGCAGAGCGCGATCAGCCGGGCCGTGGCGCGGCTGGAGCAGCATTACGGCGTGCCGCTGATCAAGCGCAACGCGCATGCGCTGTCGCTGACCAGCGTGGGGCGCGAGTTGCTCGACGCGGTGCGCGCGCCGCTGGGCGCGATCGAGGAAGTCAGCGCGCGGCTGCGCGTCATGCCCGCCGACCGGCCGCTGCATCTGGCCGTCGTGCCGACCTTTGCCAGCGTCTGGCTGATCCCGCGGCTGCGCAGCTTCCAGGCGCTGCACCCGGGCATCAAGCTGAACTTCGTGCCCTATAGCAAGGGCGAGGATTTTTCCGGCAGCACGCCCGATGCCGCCGTGCTCACCGGCCTGGGGCCAGAGGAGTGGCCGCATTGCAGCTGCGACTATGTGATCGGCCGCGAAATGGTGCCGATCTGCCACCCCGCGCGCCTGCAGCAGCGATTGGCGCAAGGCGCCTGGCGCGCGCCCGGCGATCTCGCGCAGGAGCCGCTGCTGTACCACACCACCGCGCCCGGCAACTGGACGCAATGGCTGCGCGCCGCGCAGGCCGGGCGCCAGGCGCCCAATCTGACCACCGCATTCGACCAGGTCTCGATGCTGATCCAGGCGGTGATTGCCGACATGGGCGTGGCGCTGGTGCAGCGCTGCCTGGTGAAGGAGGCGCTGCAATCGGGCGCGGTGGTGGTGCCCTTCGATCTGCCGATCTCGCTGCAGCGCGGCTACTACCTGTGCGCGCCGCACGACCGCCGGCCGCGGCCCGGGTTTGCGCAGTTCCGGCGCTGGCTGCTGGAGGCGGCTGGGGAGGACATTCGGGGAATGGGGATGGGGGAGCGGCGGGACTAG
- a CDS encoding carboxypeptidase-like regulatory domain-containing protein, giving the protein MKTRWYRALSLGAALVVVAGMVGCDGREDRTHSPPAAVVDAPDPNEQEAPLSDMELTHVRSSDALQGQGSPVQFKASGAALSTEMSSYTVYLNDSIVDGANLLVQGDQLTMTSALKNGRNQVLVYAPDAQGAPIEARASIWAGTAPVQGRVVDEAGNPVVGATVVGSLADDSKVTATTTTDSAGRYVLRNFPSRTVIVTATGSGDLSGSTAGVAGTEFPNLVFWNFGIPVTPNLDFSRGTEGWINHNGVPPTLEDYVENPGPKSALPSPASYSQFMRWSPFSTAHAQAVTRKSLRLSTSGMGPITTSHTFIPPADAKTFRMRYRFQTTEFPTYFGSAYNDAFQITLNSKGGQKAVERGSMNELGAAAFDSSGSTAWKDLTLELAAAGSPVRVEVTLANVKDGAMDSVVIIDHMQPSSLSITQARLFDIDNSTLQYLSATDHPYFGATTRVHATLKLMGPAAAKLSSLELHVQQDGVVKARGQLATSLNSKLYKPFGASGIELSAAQLAFEIPAKELAAVNSTHDGPLKLKLVAKADDGSTAEKEMGQVPLLVRWTGGERYGGRDAHRGGDDWLTAATRDICSSVNASWGDFSNMNAGSFAPDHRSHTSGGDADGWYSGYSARDAAAAAKMIAMLNTPGVGKKVKLVYVSHTPRPRNAFYDAYKDVTLADGRRADHVIRNYAGHDTHFHWSMPGLEG; this is encoded by the coding sequence ATGAAAACCAGGTGGTACAGAGCACTGTCGCTGGGCGCGGCACTGGTCGTGGTGGCTGGCATGGTGGGCTGCGATGGACGTGAAGATCGCACCCACTCCCCCCCGGCAGCTGTGGTCGATGCTCCCGATCCCAATGAGCAGGAAGCGCCGCTGTCGGATATGGAGTTGACCCATGTGCGCAGCAGCGATGCGCTGCAGGGGCAAGGCTCACCGGTGCAATTCAAGGCCAGTGGTGCGGCGCTATCCACTGAGATGTCGAGCTACACGGTCTATTTGAACGATTCGATAGTGGATGGCGCGAATCTCCTGGTCCAGGGCGATCAGCTGACCATGACTTCTGCGTTGAAGAACGGCAGGAATCAGGTTTTGGTCTATGCACCCGATGCGCAAGGCGCTCCAATCGAAGCCAGGGCCAGCATCTGGGCAGGAACTGCACCCGTACAAGGAAGGGTGGTCGATGAAGCAGGCAACCCAGTGGTTGGCGCGACGGTGGTGGGATCACTTGCGGATGATTCAAAGGTCACTGCCACCACGACAACAGACAGCGCTGGCCGGTATGTATTGCGTAATTTCCCGAGCCGGACTGTCATCGTGACAGCTACCGGGTCAGGGGACCTGTCTGGCTCGACAGCGGGTGTGGCTGGGACGGAGTTTCCGAATCTTGTGTTCTGGAACTTTGGCATTCCGGTGACTCCGAATCTGGATTTTTCCCGGGGCACGGAAGGTTGGATCAATCACAATGGCGTGCCTCCGACACTGGAGGATTACGTCGAGAATCCAGGCCCCAAGTCGGCCTTGCCTTCACCAGCGAGTTATTCCCAGTTCATGCGCTGGAGCCCTTTCTCGACAGCGCATGCGCAAGCCGTCACAAGAAAAAGCCTGCGACTGAGCACGAGCGGCATGGGACCCATTACCACTTCTCATACGTTCATACCGCCCGCAGATGCCAAGACGTTTCGCATGCGCTATCGCTTCCAGACTACTGAATTTCCAACCTACTTTGGTTCAGCGTACAACGACGCATTCCAAATCACGTTGAACAGCAAAGGTGGGCAAAAAGCGGTTGAACGCGGTTCGATGAACGAGCTCGGAGCAGCCGCCTTCGACTCCAGCGGATCAACAGCATGGAAGGATTTGACGCTGGAACTAGCCGCTGCAGGCTCGCCTGTTCGGGTCGAAGTGACCTTGGCCAATGTCAAAGATGGCGCCATGGATTCGGTCGTAATTATCGATCACATGCAGCCCAGCTCGCTGTCGATTACACAGGCCCGTCTTTTTGATATCGACAATTCCACACTTCAATATTTGAGTGCCACCGATCATCCATATTTCGGTGCCACCACTCGTGTCCATGCAACGCTCAAGCTCATGGGGCCTGCCGCTGCAAAGCTTTCTTCATTGGAGCTTCATGTACAGCAAGACGGTGTCGTCAAAGCCAGGGGCCAGCTTGCCACTTCGTTGAACTCGAAGCTCTACAAACCTTTTGGAGCATCCGGCATTGAACTCTCGGCCGCTCAACTGGCATTTGAAATTCCTGCCAAGGAGCTTGCCGCAGTGAACTCTACACATGACGGTCCGTTGAAGCTGAAGCTGGTGGCAAAAGCCGACGATGGCAGCACCGCCGAGAAAGAAATGGGCCAGGTTCCATTGCTGGTACGTTGGACAGGCGGCGAGCGCTACGGCGGCCGGGATGCGCATAGAGGAGGGGATGATTGGCTGACAGCTGCAACGCGCGACATATGCAGTTCCGTGAACGCGAGTTGGGGGGACTTCAGCAATATGAATGCCGGTTCGTTTGCGCCCGACCATCGTTCGCATACCTCCGGAGGGGATGCCGATGGATGGTATTCCGGGTACAGCGCCAGAGATGCGGCGGCTGCGGCCAAAATGATTGCAATGTTGAACACGCCGGGCGTTGGGAAAAAGGTGAAGTTGGTCTATGTCTCGCATACGCCGCGCCCCCGAAACGCGTTCTATGACGCGTACAAGGATGTAACGCTCGCTGATGGACGAAGGGCCGATCATGTCATCCGAAACTACGCTGGTCATGACACGCATTTTCATTGGAGCATGCCTGGACTGGAGGGGTAA